The Pan troglodytes isolate AG18354 chromosome 17, NHGRI_mPanTro3-v2.0_pri, whole genome shotgun sequence genome includes a region encoding these proteins:
- the LOC104003208 gene encoding LOW QUALITY PROTEIN: filaggrin-2 (The sequence of the model RefSeq protein was modified relative to this genomic sequence to represent the inferred CDS: deleted 3 bases in 2 codons; substituted 1 base at 1 genomic stop codon), protein MCLAYARSANTQHMLGQHTSARAQRTVSTHSVHARSAHVSTCSAHSTHSAHGHHTSACAQRTVSTHSAHGQCTSARAQRTVSTQHTLGQRTSACAXRTVSTHGTYLLSAHQHVLSTHLAHSFSTLHMLSTHSVSAPHVSTCSAHLVHLFSTTMLGTHLVSARQHVLSAQSAYIRHTFSTLHAWHTLVSAPQHVFSAQSAHTQHTLGQRTSARAQCTVSTHSAHTRSAHVSTCSAHSQHTFGTHLAHYMLGTHSVSAPQHVFSAQSAHTRHTLGQCTSACVQCTVSTHSAHTWSAHVSMCSVHSQHTFGTHLAHYMLGTHSVSARQHVFSSQSAHIRHTFSTLHAWHTLGQCTSACVQCTVSTHSAHTRSVHLSMCSVHSQHTLGTHLVSARQHVFSAQSAHIRHTFSTLHAWHTLGQRTSACVQFTVSTHSAHI, encoded by the exons ATGTGCTTAGCGTACGCTCGGTCAGCAAACACTCAGCACATGCTTGGTCAACACACATCAGCACGTGCTCAGCGCACAGTCAGCACACACTCGGTACACGCTCGGTCGGCGCACGTCAGCAC ATGCTCAGCGCACAGCACACACTCGGCACACGGTCATCACACGTCAGCTTGTGCCCAGCGCACAGTCAGCACACACTCAGCACACGGTCAGTGCACATCAGCACGTGCTCAGCGCACGGTAAGCACACAGCACACACTCGGTCAGCGCACGTCAGCATGTGCTTAGCGCACAGTCAGCACACAC GGCACATACTTGCTCAGTGCACATCAGCACGTGCTCAGCACACACTTGGCACACTCGTTTAGCACACTACACATGCTCAGCACACACTCGGTCAGCGCAC CGCACGTCAGCACATGCTCAGCACACTTGGTACACTTGTTTAGCACTACTATGCTTGGCACACACTTGGTCAGCGCACGTCAGCACGTGCTCAGCGCACAGTCAGCATACATTCGGCACACATTTAGCACACTACATGCTTGGCACACACTC GTCAGCGCACCTCAGCATGTGTTCAGTGCACAGTCAGCACACACTCAGCACACACTTGGTCAGCGCACGTCAGCACGTGCTCAGTGCACAGTCAGCACACACTCGGCACACACTCGGTCAGCGCACGTCAGCACGTGCTCAGCGCACAGTCAGCACACATTCGGCACACATTTAGCACACTACATGCTTGGCACACACTCGGTCAGTGCACCTCAGCATGTGTTCAGTGCACAGTCAGCACACACTCGGCACACACTCGGTCAGTGCACCTCAGCATGTGTTCAGTGCACAGTCAGCACACACTCGGCACACACTTGGTCAGCGCACGTCAGCATGTGTTCAGTGCACAGTCAGCACACATTCGGCACACATTTAGCACACTACATGCTTGGCACACACTCGGTCAGCGCACGTCAGCATGTGTTCAGTTCACAGTCAGCACACATTCGGCACACATTTAGCACACTACATGCTTGGCACACACTCGGTCAGTGCACCTCAGCATGTGTTCAGTGCACAGTCAGCACACACTCGGCACACACTCGGTCAGTGCACCTCAGCATGTGTTCAGTGCACAGTCAGCACACACTCGGCACACACTTGGTCAGCGCACGTCAGCATGTGTTCAGTGCACAGTCAGCACACATTCGGCACACATTTAGCACACTACATGCTTGGCACACACTCGGTCAGCGCACGTCAGCATGTGTTCAGTTCACAGTCAGCACACACTCGGCACACATTTAG